The genomic segment CCATGAGCATAACGGCGTTAGACGCCCTGCAAGTGCGTGTAGTAGTAGCCATGCTTCGTGTGTGGTAGAATCGGTCCCATCATCCAACCCCAATGCCAGAATTTCCCAGAAAACGCCGCGTGCGTCAAAATTAAGGAAGGTAGTCGTAAACAAGGCGGATCTCGACTCTCTTGCCGCCCTTCTGAACGAGGACGTTGCGAGTGTAGCGTCTCTCGCCCTCGACGGTCTGGAAGCCCCAGATCTGGGAAGCAGTCCAGCCGTTGTCGATGCTCTCGACATGGCTGTAGAGATGAGCCTTGCCATCGGGACCGGTGGCCTCGGCGTCGCCCTCGAGCCAGCCCTTCTTGAGGAACTCATCCTCAATCTCGGCGAGGGTCATCCAGCGGCTCTGGCCACGGACGCTGCCGAACATCCAGTCGGAATGCTCACGCCACTCATTGTCGACACAGCGCTTCTCTGTGGTGCCCTTGAGGCCGGCCGTGGCGAACTGGTCGATATCGAAGTGGGTGACGGGCTCAGTGCCGGTGCcgggaggggagggaggaGCGGTGTACTGCTTGACGTCGAGGGTGACAGTGGCGAGGCCGACAGCCTTGCGGGTCATCCAACCGATGCCCTGGAGGGCGAGAGCAGGCTCCGGAGAATCGGAGAGGGTCTTGTTCTATTGGCGTTGTCAGTTTTCTTTCCTTGCGCGCATCTCTGCTCCTTGGTGGTGCTAAAGTATCCAGAACATGGGTGAACGTACCATGACCCATTTGCCGTTGAGGTCGGCGATCGTCTTTGTAGCAGGAGCAGCCATTGTGATGCGATGTGTTGTGTGGATGCGTTTGGAATGTGTTGCGACGAAGATTGGCCGAAGAAGTATTCGGTGTTTTATGTCCTCAAGCTTTGGTGAGCTTCAACAAGTAGAATAGGAGGTAAAGGTGTGGTGGTGGCGGTGGTAAAGTACCTTGGGTCGGTGGCCGGGAGGGTTGCAACGGGAACAAAATGTCAACGGGCCCGCAGAGGTGAGATACGTAAATGTAGGTAGGCCCAGTTTGCAAAGGTGAAATGTCGTCAAGCCAAAGTCGTTACTCAAAGCAGGCACAAACTCTGTTTCAGGTAAGCCACCTTCTTCTTTTGTTCGCAAACTGGCGGTAGAATGAATTAGAAGATGGGAATGAACAAGCTGGGCCGAGCAACAAAGGTGACGTGGAATTTGACTCCAGATGGAAGGCATCCAATCCGTCGCCGCCTTCTTATACGCCGCCTGGTCCGGTATCAGCTCTTTCCAGTCAGGTCAAGTCAGGAACAAGCTCACCAGGTGCCTACCGCGGGACggagtacctacctacccagTACATACGGATTGGAGTTGGAAGGTACCTACGGTATAAGGTACCTCGCGCGGGGGTCAGATGAATTGGCCGCTTTTTCCAGGCTCGATGCTTAGAAGACCGGCCAATTTCTCTGTCACCTGCGTGGGTACTTACCTTCATTACCTtatccgtaccttaccttaccttgggcAAGCGGGGCGGGGAAGTATCCCTCCCCACACTGACACTGCCACTGCCACGGCTTTCACATGAAGAGAAGAAGCTCtcgctctctctcactctcaccttCGCAATCGCTCAGCCAGCCTCGAATAAGGACAGCTCTCTATTATCACACGAACGTTCTGCGACCGCTCAGATGTCGGGGCCGAGGCTCGCGAGACAACCTCCACACCCTTACGTTTACCCCAGACCCTGCCAATCTATCTCGAAAAGGGATCGCGCGTGAGATCATGACCGCATACACACCCTTCTCTGCAGACTGCAACCTCCCACCCCCAGAACTCTACACTCCTGTCAGCAGTTTAATCCTCCTCTTAACTCCCCGAATCTGGGCATGCCAGCATACCACCTGGGCCTGCGCGAAACAAACGGCCAATGATAGCAACCAGACCGACACTCACAACCCCAATCTGGCCGCCTAGCCCGGTCTGCGTTGCGTCCATCTGGAGATAGTACGGGGAACGTAGCAATCCGAACAACCGTTCTTCATGACGACTAGAACACTATCCTCGACGATGCTCGTTCCAGTCCCACGTGCACCCTGAGTGTCACTTCTCAAGTTCCCAATCAGGCAGCCAAGAAAGGACAAACCCAGAGGCGAATGGACGCCACAGCTTCTGAGGCTCGAGGCAGCGCTGAAGGgcagaagaaaaagaagaaaaaaagatcCAAGGGGCCTTTTGCACGGTCTTCACGATGTAGGGCCGGCAAGGGTCATTACCTAAAGCAATCCATGGCGGGCATATGCATGACGGGTAAAGCAGACAGACGCAGGGACAGACAACAGCTCACAGGCGCACAATTCGTCTGAGAGCTTCGACACTGCTTGACGCTTGTATCCGAACAGCAATGTCGCATACATACACCGACACCTTCTCTCCCCTTCTACTCCGCCAATCTCTGCCAATGACACGACGCCAATCACGAACTCGGTCCCCCCAAACTCTCCATCCCGTCTCGGGCGATCAGGCGGGAGATGCCAACCCACGGCTTCGGCAGACTTTTGGTCACACTCGGCCTTTTCAGTCCGAAGCATGTGCGGGACGGACGCTTAGTTTTGCCCGTGGTGCTGGATTGGGACGGGGCCAACCGAGCGAGCTGCATTCTTTTTCCAGCTCAGGCTCCCTCTCTCCGTTCGTGGGGTTCATCTCCATAAAACCTTCCACAAGTCTGGCTCAAGCCATCGTGTCAATCTCAGCATCTCAGAGCACTCAGCAGTGGACTCGGTTGTCAACTAGCTGGTACCACCTCTACCCGTCTCGGTTGCCTCATCGCACGACAGCATCCCGTCAGCGGCTCTCTGCATCAGCTTGGGAAACTGCAGACATTTATTTGACAACTCGCACAGTAGTGCCAGCCGACCAGCGTCAACGTCGACGTCGACCAAGCTTGTCTCTGGCTCCTTGATCCTCGCTCCGGGTTTCTGAACCAGACCCTGAACCGACCATCGGGGAACGATGTGTTTTAGCATCCGTCACACAAGCGAGCGAATCGAAGCGCAATGAGAGGCATCCGAATAAGACTCGTCTATTCGACGAATCGTCTCGAGAATTTCCGGTGCCTGACTAGGATGACCCCTGCGTCAGAAATGGGTCCGGCCGGTGAACGAAGCTTCAAGTCTTCGATTCTTCAAGATGGCAAGTGGCGCCGCAGCGATGAGGGAGACACCTCGTTGCGGCGGGACCAAGCTCCAGAGAGGCCAGTCACGTAGGCAGGAGAATCCCAGCTCCCACGGGGCCAAGAGGTGGCCGTCCGCGACGTTCCCGCCCGCGGAAAACCACACGTGAGAGCTCTTTGCTGTTTCAAGAAGATGCCAGCAGGCAAACCCCTGCCTGTGACAGCTCAGGTACAGCTCCCTTTCTTTCATCATGCTTCAAGAATATGCGCGCTccatttatttatttattttggCCTAATTCCGTCGTGGATTACTGCCTTCAAAAATGGTGCCAATATACATGGCCGGAGCTACgaagagtaataaaaggaaaaggatATCTTGGTTATACAAATGCCCCGGCACTCCCCGGCACTCCCCGCCATCGGCTACTGAATGCTGCTCGCACGCAGTGGAGTTTCTAAACAAACGATTCGACTGATATCACGGCGCGCTCTCGCTGTCTCTCTCGCTTCCCCCTTCTCGGTTCCGCAACCCGCGCCCGCGCCTGCGCTGGTATCCTTCCCCGTTCTTCGATTCAGATGAGTCCAGGCCGAAAATCGTCATCCGCACGCCGTTTTATGCTTCTAATCCGTTTCCGTCCGTCCGTGACCGTCACGGCCACCAGTTCATCGTCTTGTAGCTCTCAATCACCTCCTCGACCAATTCCTTGGTCAACTTGGGCTTTTCGTACTGGAAGCCGACAACCTGTTCTAAGCGGTTACCGTCCATGCTCAGGTCCGTATCTTTCAACAGCTCCTTCTCCATGAAGGGCGTAAGAGGTCCCGGCCGCGCAATGCCCGCCTTCTCGAGCAGTTCGGCCCATGGTCCCATGAGCTCGTCGTTGACGTCGTCGACGACGCTGTCCATGTTCAGGCGCGCAAATGTGCTGATGAGTTGTCCCTGAAATCCCGTTTCGATCTTGAAGATGTCGCCAATAATCTCGGACATGGTGCCTTGTGTGGTGATGCCCTTGTCGACAACGTTAAACGTGGGCACCTTGCCCATGGTCTTGACATCCCACTTGTCCTGGCCTTTGCTGTACCACGCCGTGATATCCCAAAGTGCGCGTACGGCATCTGTAATGTGTACCGTGTTCTGTCGCAGGCCCTTGTCCCACAGCCACTTCATTTCGCTCTCCAGGTATTGGTAGACACGGGCCATGCAAAGTGCCGTTGCGACCCATTGCGACGCGTACGGGCCGTAGACGTGTGCCAAACGCACAATGATGAGATTCAGTCTAGAGAAAGAGTGTCGTTGAGTCAGTTTGGAACGATACACGATAATGTGCCCCGCAAGTTAAAGGGAGCTCTGAGAACGCTTGGTGGCGACGCCTTGGATACGTACCCCTCAATTTTGGCCAACTCCTCCTCGGCCTGCAGCTTGTAGACCGCGATCTTGCTCCAAGGCTTCAACTTGTCGCCCTCTTTGCTTGGGGACGAGTCTGACTTGTATACCATGCCGGTGCTGAGCTCGATGAAGGCCTTGACCTTGCGCTTGGCCGCCTCCTTGCCAACAGCAAGCGACAGGCCGAGAGAGCGCAACTTGTAAACCTCATCCTCTTGCGAATATCTCGTCTCGCCGCCGCAATTGAAGACGTAGTCCCACTGTTTGCCGTCGGCACGGTCGAATATCTTTGCTAGGGCTTCTGCAACAGGGCAAAGAAAAAGCAAGAAACGTTAGCCGAGAGCGACATGACAGTTGGTTATTTATCTGGGGTGTTGGGTCGGTTGGTAGCTTTGGAGACCCCAGAGACAgaggggggaggggaggggctacagagaagagaagagacgagaagaggaagaagagacaTGAAGGAATGAGTGTTGGAGGGCGGTGAATGGGAAAGAAAAGGAGAAAACAGGTCATGTCGTCGTTTAGGTCTGGTGACTTACGTTCTCTGCTTGCATCGGCCTGCATGAATTTGCTGCCGGCGCAGGCGTCCTGGAATTCGGGAGCAAGCCATGCGAGTTGGGGCAAGGCCTTGTCGACAACGCGGACCTCTGATGCGAGGTCATTGTCGTGGATGTAGCGGGCCAGGAAGCGACCGATGTAGCCCAGCCCCCCGATGATCAGGACTGAGGGTTTCTCGGCCATGGTGAAgggaagggggaggggggattCGGTGGCAGAGGCGGTCGTCGAGTGGTTGTGCGTTTGTGTGCGGTGTTGTGTCGTCGGAAAGAAAAGGATATTACGAGCAGCGCAGGTTGACGAGTTTGGGGGCAGAGGGGTTCGAGGTCGTggttgtggtggtggtgcacTGGGCGCTCAACGGCAAGGCGGGAGGAAAGGTACCTCTGACGGGCAGGGACGACAAGGACAGCGAGGGTAACGGACGGCGGGGTTGACGTCTGGTGTCCAGGTTCCCGTCGAGTTAGGGGTGAGTTGCCCTGGCCCCCTGGAACGAGAGTTGCAGCACCGGGATTGCGCGAGTTTAGTGTAAACCACGGTGCAGCGGGATGGATGCGGGCGAAGCTCGGCAGGGGGGCTTCGAGGGGGGGCGACGGTCCAACCGGGATAGTTTGTGGGAAGGACTTGGGGAGGGCGGCGAACGAAGGTGGCAGACGGATGGCCTTGATTAGGTCCAAGTTATGGATAGCAGGGCAGTCAATGTTATTGAGGTCAGGTGGCAGAGGCGGGGAGACTAGTCGGAGGGGTGTGAAGAGGAATAGAGAGAGGGAGGAGAGGAAGAATAAGAAGGAGAGAAGCGGACGAGGGGGGCAAGAGTAATAATGACAAAAAGGAGGTTGTAGGCTTAATGGTGGTGTGCGTGGGTGCGCCTATATATGTATATATGTGTTTGTGTAAGGTACGCAGTATGGTATGTTTGTGCGTCTAAAGCAGGGAAAGGAAAGGTATGGTAAGCTAGGTGTGCGCGTGTATGTGTTGTTCAAGTGTAAAAGATTCGAGTTGGTTGGTTACGTCTAATGATGTCGAAAAGCACATAAGTCAAGGTAGCAGCAGCGTTGCGCACGTCGTGGAAAAAGACAAAATCGACGGGAAAAAAACTCTTGAGACGACACATGGTCCTTtcccctttttcttcttttgtgTTCCCTCCCGTGCGagtataagaataataaggagAAAATAGTCAAAAAAAATTTTAGCGGAGATGCAGCAgcataaaaaaagagacgaaACAGAGCAAAAACAAGCTCCAGTACGGAGGATCCTCCAATACAATGGTGCTGTCATTCAAAACGGGGGCTAGATGGATATTGGAGCGGGCCGTGGAAGTTGGAACGAATGGAGAGCGGGTCAAGGGACGAGGGGGGCACTGGGGGGGCCTACCTACTACTGCACACATAGTATGAAGACTCGAAGAAAGTGGGAGGAAAAGAGGAGATTTGGAAATGACAATATCCCCAGGGacagcacacacacacacacgtaCACGCACACACAAGTTACCTCACCATACCAAAGCACTCACAGTCTCACTTGTTGTAATCGAGAGGGCTCTCGTTCATCAAGCTGCCGATGGATAGCCGGTGGAGCCTTTATGCCGCTTCAAACTTCACACTTACAGAGCTGAACCCTGCCAGGTGCTTTGGCTGCTGTTGCCTCTCTCACTTGAGTAGGTACCTCCTACCTTAGGTAACTCGGGGACAACTCCTGCCACTTCCATGCTCTCCGCCAGCTTCAGGTCCAGGCAGGTCCAACGCCTAGTCCATTCTTTCCTTAACTTCTTGGTCTccgtaaggtaccttgctgGGGCTGTGTATTCAGCATTCACCAAGCAAGAACACATAACTTTGCTCCCATCAGCTCTTTGCTCCGGATTCCCGAGCCCCTGTCTGCTGacctcaccaccaccatgcCACACCTTGCTTACCTACGTGCCTACCTGTTCTAAGTACCTATACTGCGTAAGCTAAGGTAGCTTTAGCTCGCAGCTGCTCTCATCGGTGTCTTCCCGCCATCATCTCAAGTTTCAATCTACGCA from the Colletotrichum lupini chromosome 3, complete sequence genome contains:
- a CDS encoding NAD dependent epimerase/dehydratase, coding for MCRLKSFFPVDFVFFHDVRNAAATLTYVLFDIIRPYHTFPFPALDAQTYHTALQPPFCHYYSCPPRPLLSFLFFLSSLSLFLFTPLRLVSPPLPPDLNNIDCPAIHNLDLIKAIRLPPSFAALPKSFPQTIPVGPSPPLEAPLPSFARIHPAAPWFTLNSRNPGAATLVPGGQGNSPLTRREPGHQTSTPPAPPPQPRPRTPLPPNSSTCAARNILFFPTTQHRTQTHNHSTTASATESPLPLPFTMAEKPSVLIIGGLGYIGRFLARYIHDNDLASEVRVVDKALPQLAWLAPEFQDACAGSKFMQADASRERKSPDLNDDMTCFLLFFPIHRPPTLIPSCLFFLFSSLLFSVAPPLPPLSLGSPKLPTDPTPQINNQLSSKIFDRADGKQWDYVFNCGGETRYSQEDEVYKLRSLGLSLAVGKEAAKRKVKAFIELSTGMVYKSDSSPSKEGDKLKPWSKIAVYKLQAEEELAKIEGLNLIIVRLAHVYGPYASQWVATALCMARVYQYLESEMKWLWDKGLRQNTVHITDAVRALWDITAWYSKGQDKWDVKTMGKVPTFNVVDKGITTQGTMSEIIGDIFKIETGFQGQLISTFARLNMDSVVDDVNDELMGPWAELLEKAGIARPGPLTPFMEKELLKDTDLSMDGNRLEQVVGFQYEKPKLTKELVEEVIESYKTMNWWPTGKDTSAGAGAGCGTEKGEARETARARRDISRIVCLETPLRASSIQQGFACWHLLETAKSSHVWFSAGGNVADGHLLAPWELGFSCLRDWPLWSLVPPQRGVSLIAAAPLAILKNRRLEASQAPEILETIRRIDESYSDASHCASIRSLGLVQKPGARIKEPETSLVDVDVDAGRLALLCELSNKCLQFPKLMQRAADGMLSCDEATETGRGARLVEGFMEMNPTNGEREPELEKECSSLASVPHMLRTEKAECDQKSAEAVGWHLPPDRPRRDGEFGGTEFVIGVVSLAEIGGVEGERRCRCMYATLLFGYKRQAVSKLSDELCACNDPCRPYIVKTVQKAPWIFFSSFSSALQRCLEPQKLWRPFASGIVEDSVLVVMKNGCGQIGVVSVGLVAIIGRLFRAGPGEFWGWEVAIGRVWGKRKGVEVVSRASAPTSERSQNPWQWQCQCGEGYFPAPLAQELIPDQAAYKKAATDWMPSIWSQIPRHLCCSAQLVHSHLLIHSTASLRTKEEGGLPETEFVPALSNDFGLTTFHLCKLGLPTFTYLTSAGPLTFCSRCNPPGHRPKLEDIKHRILLRPIFVATHSKRIHTTHRITMAAPATKTIADLNGKWVMNKTLSDSPEPALALQGIGWMTRKAVGLATVTLDVKQYTAPPSPPGTGTEPVTHFDIDQFATAGLKGTTEKRCVDNEWREHSDWMFGSVRGQSRWMTLAEIEDEFLKKGWLEGDAEATGPDGKAHLYSHVESIDNGWTASQIWGFQTVEGERRYTRNVLVQKGGKRVEIRLVYDYLP